One Methanospirillum lacunae genomic window, AACTGATCGCCAGAATGCGATGAACTTTGATCTTATCATGGTTCCTGCAAATATCGCGATGATCCCTGATCCATCCTATGTCATTGAGACCTGGTACCGTTCAGATGGGTATTCGAACAGCGGAAAATATTCGAATTCAACCCTGGATGCCCTCATCGATGATGCCAAGCAGACCATTGACAAAAAAGAGCGGTATGCTAAGTTCAATGCACTTGAAGCGATGGTATATGACGAGATGATTTGCATTCCGATTGCAGATTACGGTGTCACAATTGCTCAAAAGGACTCAGTAAAAGGATATGTGTTTGATCCTACTGCTCACGACCTCAGAATGGATGCGAACATGACTGTCGGGTAAGGGAGCAGGAATTGAGATTTAATACTATTTCTCTTCCTTTTTTCCGGTGATTCTTATGCATCATTATATCGCAAAAAGGCTGTTTTTTCTGGTGCTGACTATTTTTGCAGCATCGATTCTTGCATTTCTCCTCCTTCATGCTGTTCCGGGTGGATCTGCTGAGACAATTGCAAAGCATACCCTGGTAGGCCTTGAAGATGACGTATCAGAGCAGATGATAAAGGACGTTTCTGCAAAGTATAACCTATTTGACCCTCTTTGGAAACAGTATGGAGACTGGCTGGGTGGAGTTGTACTAAAAGGAGATTTTGGAACATCGTTTGTCTATTTTGACACACCAGTTGCAAGCCTGTTATCACTTGCAATAGTACCGACCATGATCCTGGCGGGAACCAGCATGGCTCTGGTTATCTGTCTTGGAATTCCCCTAGGGATTTATTCTGCAATCCATGAGGGGAAAATAAGTGATATCATCATACGGGTCGCAACTGTTTTAAGTATCTCATTTCCGTCATTCTGGGTTGCACTTATTCTGATTCTTATCTTTTCCCTGACACTCGGCTGGTTCCCGGTGACCGGGTATGGGACTATTCAAAATCTCATTCTCCCTGCAGTGGCTCTCGCACTTCATCCTACTGCTGTGATCATCAGGATTGTCAGAACAAGTATGCTTGAGACATTGGGACAGGAGTATATCACGTATACTATTGCCAAAGGTCTCTCATTCAGGCAGATCATCTGGAATCATGCAGTAAAAAACGCACTCATCCCGGTTATTACCCTGCTGGGTCTGTACTTTGGTCATCTCCTTGCAGGGACAGTGATTATTGAGAATATTTTTGCATGGCCTGGTATTGGCAAATTACTTGTAGATGCCGTATTTTCTCATGATATTCCGGTTGTTACATCCTGTATCGTTGTCATTGTGACCATTTTTCTTTCTGTAAATCTGGGAGTTGATCTCCTAT contains:
- a CDS encoding ABC transporter permease, translated to MHHYIAKRLFFLVLTIFAASILAFLLLHAVPGGSAETIAKHTLVGLEDDVSEQMIKDVSAKYNLFDPLWKQYGDWLGGVVLKGDFGTSFVYFDTPVASLLSLAIVPTMILAGTSMALVICLGIPLGIYSAIHEGKISDIIIRVATVLSISFPSFWVALILILIFSLTLGWFPVTGYGTIQNLILPAVALALHPTAVIIRIVRTSMLETLGQEYITYTIAKGLSFRQIIWNHAVKNALIPVITLLGLYFGHLLAGTVIIENIFAWPGIGKLLVDAVFSHDIPVVTSCIVVIVTIFLSVNLGVDLLYHVVDPRIRYE